A DNA window from Nerophis lumbriciformis linkage group LG03, RoL_Nlum_v2.1, whole genome shotgun sequence contains the following coding sequences:
- the LOC133587440 gene encoding PAK4-inhibitor inka1-like → MPCLRDSGDCLRENMHYMMRSLQDLNKLRRTCPAACRPPCPPVPPVAVLSAAPHAVCRPRELRSRLRMSSASTASTYDSACCLASPLEEEDEDEDDAASSRLGLNSPSSRKSLDCDSGYSEASWRDEGVVLRRTRNVRVSSSACLRTNRAPSGRIRPKSTSDVCLEQWTPFDDPEDWANSLLTRGRNRQPLVLGDNSFADLVQNWMDLPECPEAPEPKAKPRRRLGRSLLGNVRRKLAGLSRSVEERVRMRTTDSRVSRDASKRLSCPVVAAETKAPFFHQSHSAIHELDTDFYQFAALMKTGSRQPIICKDIIGYI, encoded by the coding sequence CCTTGCCTGCGCGACTCAGGCGACTGTTTGCGGGAGAACATGCACTACATGATGAGGTCCCTCCAAGACCTGAACAAGCTGAGGAGGACATGTCCTGCAGCCTGCAGACCgccgtgtcctcctgtccctcctgTGGCCGTCCTGTCAGCAGCCCCCCATGCCGTGTGTCGGCCCAGAGAGCTGCGCTCCCGCCTCCGCATGTCCAGCGCCAGCACGGCCAGCACCTACGACTCGGCCTGCTGCCTCGCCAGCCCCCTGGAGGAGGAAGACGAGGACGAGGACGACGCAGCCAGCAGTCGTCTCGGCTTGAACTCGCCCAGCAGCCGCAAGAGTTTGGACTGTGATTCCGGCTACTCCGAGGCCTCGTGGCGAGACGAGGGGGTGGTGCTGAGGAGGACGAGGAACGTGCGAGTGTCGTCCTCGGCGTGTCTACGCACCAACAGAGCGCCGAGCGGACGCATTCGTCCTAAATCCACCTCAGACGTCTGCCTGGAGCAATGGACGCCCTTTGACGATCCAGAGGACTGGGCCAACTCGCTGTTGACCAGAGGACGCAACCGCCAACCTCTGGTCCTGGGCGACAACAGCTTCGCCGACCTGGTCCAGAACTGGATGGACCTCCCGGAATGTCCCGAGGCGCCCGAGCCGAAAGCGAAGCCGAGACGGCGACTGGGAAGGAGCCTCCTGGGCAACGTGAGGAGGAAACTGGCCGGATTGTCGAGGAGCGTGGAGGAAAGAGTGAGGATGAGGACCACGGACTCCCGTGTTAGCAGAGACGCGTCCAAACGTCTTTCGTGCCCCGTTGTCGCGGCGGAAACAAAAGCGCCCTTTTTCCACCAGTCCCACTCTGCCATTCACGAACTGGACACAGACTTTTACCAATTTGCTGCCCTCATGAAGACGGGCAGCAGGCAGCCAATCATATGCAAGGACATTATTGGCTACATCTGA